In Topomyia yanbarensis strain Yona2022 chromosome 2, ASM3024719v1, whole genome shotgun sequence, one DNA window encodes the following:
- the LOC131682684 gene encoding collagen alpha-1(I) chain-like, giving the protein MNNKMRRKISLRIDKNKLKVFTFCLLLCATNFLPALEARKTNNSRSKSSSSSSSGRVSKPSKTAPSSYSNPGSLSYNNYQQKPKPQPSAPVDNSANSRPIGWNVNNNQQSKPAAAAPPYPVQNAAKPPPYPAQSAPGAKPPPYPVQQSHNVHQTHGAPPPPYSVNPQHGAPPPYSAVNNPNLNSHFNQPPPVYSPGNQGFKPGQPGGFGQPGGFGHQGGYGQQGGFGQQGGFGQQGGFGQPGGFGQPGGYHQPGGFGGHQPSFGGFPSGGTGYHAPHGGFQGGGVAPAVNYAPAPSFPIAAIPAGAYKPQSSGIGIGGVAAGIGTGLLAGAAGAAIYNALKPEDRVIYRDRVTVVNANPENNNNAAPAAVAPGASAPVAAAPAASAPVAPAPGAPAAAAAPPSGDAMNSQTAPHDGGVSGVPNTPVIMNNNSTSEQQNNTTEISTPLAQYNETNPAPVPTGKQYYPPPGQYYPATGQYVPPGEYDPATGVFTPGRYIPDTSIFQQGQYDPLTQIFTPGSYDPATGQFVPDPNNGPVNLDASIAQETAAAVTSQPLNQSRQETSGSTRVKLFLLSSLPALLAAVVRFI; this is encoded by the coding sequence ATGAATAACAAAATGAGGCGGAAAATATCGTTGCGAATAGACAAAAATAAGCTAAAGGTGTTCACGTTTTGTTTGCTGCTGTGTGCCACTAATTTCTTGCCAGCGCTGGAAGCTCGGAAGACCAACAACAGCCGTAGCAAATCGTCATCCTCGTCAAGCAGTGGTCGCGTTTCAAAGCCCAGTAAGACGGCACCGTCATCCTACAGCAATCCTGGAAGTTTGAGCTATAACAACTACCAACAGAAACCCAAACCGCAACCATCAGCTCCAGTGGACAATTCAGCGAATTCGCGCCCTATAGGTTGGAATGTTAACAATAACCAGCAATCGAAACCAGCGGCCGCTGCACCACCTTATCCCGTGCAGAACGCTGCTAAACCACCGCCATATCCTGCGCAGAGCGCACCAGGCGCCAAACCACCACCATATCCGGTACAGCAAAGCCACAACGTACACCAAACTCACGGAGCTCCACCACCCCCGTACTCGGTGAACCCGCAGCACGGTGCACCACCACCATATTCAGCCGTGAACAATCCAAATCTTAATTCACATTTCAATCAACCACCACCCGTGTACAGCCCTGGAAACCAAGGTTTTAAGCCGGGACAGCCAGGTGGTTTCGGACAACCAGGAGGATTTGGCCATCAGGGTGGGTATGGTCAACAGGGTGGATTCGGACAGCAAGGTGGATTTGGGCAGCAAGGTGGATTCGGACAACCAGGTGGATTCGGGCAGCCAGGTGGGTACCATCAGCCAGGAGGTTTTGGTGGTCATCAACCATCGTTCGGTGGATTCCCCTCGGGTGGAACAGGTTATCATGCTCCTCATGGCGGATTCCAGGGTGGTGGTGTTGCTCCAGCAGTTAATTACGCCCCTGCACCGAGTTTCCCAATCGCGGCCATACCAGCCGGAGCATATAAGCCTCAATCCTCAGGAATTGGCATTGGAGGAGTTGCTGCTGGAATTGGCACTGGCTTATTGGCAGGAGCTGCCGGAGCTGCTATCTATAATGCACTTAAACCGGAAGATCGCGTTATCTATCGAGATCGTGTAACTGTTGTTAATGCAAACCCAGAAAACAATAACAATGCAGCTCCAGCTGCCGTAGCTCCGGGTGCTTCAGCGCCTGTTGCCGCTGCCCCGGCTGCATCAGCACCTGTTGCCCCTGCACCAGGTGCTCCAGCTGCTGCTGCCGCACCGCCTTCAGGTGATGCTATGAACTCACAAACGGCTCCTCATGACGGTGGTGTGTCTGGCGTTCCCAATACTCCGGTAATCATGAACAACAATTCAACCAGCGAACAACAGAATAATACTACGGAAATATCAACGCCTCTTGCgcaatataacgaaacaaatcCAGCACCGGTTCCGACAGGAAAGCAATACTATCCACCACCTGGTCAATACTACCCAGCTACTGGACAATACGTTCCCCCCGGTGAATATGATCCTGCCACCGGTGTTTTCACCCCAGGCCGCTACATCCCGGACACCAGCATATTCCAGCAAGGACAGTACGATCCGTTAACTCAAATTTTCACCCCTGGAAGCTACGACCCAGCCACTGGACAGTTTGTGCCTGACCCCAACAACGGACCGGTCAACCTGGATGCCTCGATCGCTCAGGAAACTGCAGCCGCTGTAACCAGCCAGCCGTTGAACCAGTCGCGCCAGGAAACCAGTGGATCAACGAGGGTAAAATTATTCCTGCTGTCATCGCTACCCGCGCTGTTGGCTGCCGTCGTGCGTTTCATCTAG
- the LOC131682685 gene encoding zinc finger protein 16-like produces the protein MDIRCRLCRQPATNSLIAISCTVYPQDKNVSEILEILDATLGPSCGTNSSNHVCVHCLGQIHRIYLLFERSKQSHMQPKCAEGKEQNYFRCRLCKREDTEELIEMTCLSDRWNVQIDQLLLLLTGVCRKNRDGLPPYVCNNCLVDLEEGYGCKNQWNDAALKAWQKMEFQSENPTDLIVDLYAEIIPLWLIREEDDKFEKIRIEKYLCSVCNLEFKLEQVNPQCVGCMLNFSNHSEIASLLLQRQSKRSDEVVPNETIGVADSIIDNNIETDPDEGDDSDDFVVKQHSKKSDEVPRETLEVLDSIISNNTESESDDDDDDGSDDFFLQQQSKKSDKEVPSEILVDNIVGNDSDEDDSAGFKMPRQWKLSDVTGLFDVFEISGSIYQNAQRKGPICCGCNSIFLTEADIEEHRRKEHSQPSGSGEFTCKLCLKSFPTDSSFSAHRNKLKKDIYESCEQCQLIFLTEIEFMRHEIKFHIDKSALMIASGKYKRVATIVYECCVPACRNGYANQQQLIDHYNLVHKQTATVNEKDTTCQYCGLSFPNERDFLEHTDRKVDRKQYQCIIYNCKFTADRLSCIVRHCTERGHKKSITCFRWQKYVPDFKHFNVIGNIDESTDILQRKSEVCCGCSTFFELEEDLNRHYKEKHLPIEDGCKYRCSACRKGFRTKLGLSLHAFVASIRTHYYCRPCRTFLWRKTDLINHKSHTHTDEQRVEVEEHYDTTFEDCFTCCGCEKQFQQQEELAQHRISEHSRRGKRKTPQSVRCDLCNKFLTNAEILVQHKTMYESRKIYLCKTQSCAFRTRKLPAIVRHVSSMNHYTADGKKIFVISDNQVEYFCCMKHCDFVSNSYDSVIEHGSKSHAERREYNANFYRKENVSCPVCMKGFRRSTSLVNHQSYKRRQNPNKKVDIAPRSKTVCTICGKYLSATGMLNHMLMHENKRAWKCSLCPLRFNTETMLRNHYRVHSGDKLFKCRHGCDNRYKGPGDRTRHEKLVHLGIKPFSCLTCSDSFVRKRDLQLHERKHTGRKLYPCDFCGDGFDKLSEFKLHKDKCSQHVS, from the exons ATGGACATACGATGCCGCTTGTGCAGGCAGCCCGCGACGAATAGTTTGATTGCGATTTCATGTACGGTATATCCACAAGATAAAAATGTGTCAGAAATACTCGAAATACTCGATGCTACGCTGGGTCCCTCG TGTGGCACTAACTCTTCCAATCATGTCTGTGTACATTGCTTAGGCCAGATTCATCGGATATATTTGCTATTCGAACGTTCCAAACAGTCTCACATGCAACCAAAGTGTGCCGAAGGGAAAGAGCAAAACTATTTCCGTTGTCGACTTTGTAAGCGGGAAGACACTGAAGAATTGATCGAGATGACTTGCCTTAGTGACCGCTGGAATGTCCAAATTGATCAGCTACTGCTACTTCTAACTGGTGTTTGCCGAAAAAATCGCGATGGTTTACCGCCATACGTCTGTAATAATTGCTTGGTGGATTTAGAAGAGGGATATGGATGCAAGAATCAATGGAATGATGCTGCTTTGAAGGCCTGGCAAAAGATGGAGTTTCAGTCGGAGAATCCAACCGATTTGATCGTTGATCTGTATGCTGAAATCATACCTCTGTGGTTGATTCGAGAAGAAGATgataagtttgaaaaaatacgAATCGAAAAATACTTGTGCTCTGTTTGTAACTTGGAATTTAAGCTGGAACAGGTCAACCCCCAATGCGTGGGTTGTATGTTGAATTTTTCAAACCACAGTGAAATTGCAAGTTTACTCCTGCAGCGACAGTCAAAGAGATCTGATGAAGTAGTTCCAAACGAGACGATTGGGGTTGCAGATAGTATAATCGACAACAATATTGAAACAGATCCTGATGAGGGTGATGATTCAGATGACTTCGTTGTGAAGCAGCACTCAAAGAAATCTGATGAAGTCCCAAGAGAGACCCTTGAGGTTCTAGATAGTATAATCAGCAACAATACTGAATCAGAatctgatgatgatgatgatgatggttcaGATGACTTCTTTTTGCAGCAACAGTCGAAGAAATCAGATAAAGAAGTTCCAAGTGAGATCCTTGTAGACAATATAGTTGGCAACGATTCTGATGAGGATGATTCAGCTGGTTTTAAAATGCCAAGACAATGGAAACTTTCAGATGTTACCGGATTGTTTGATGTTTTCGAGATTTCTGGAAGCATATATCAAAACGCACAACGAAAGGGCCCGATTTGCTGTGGATGCAACAGCATTTTCCTCACAGAAGCAGATATTGAAGAACATCGTAGGAAGGAGCACTCGCAGCCCAGTGGCAGTGGAGAATTTACATGTAAACTCTGCCTTAAAAGCTTCCCGACTGATTCATCTTTCAGCGCTCACaggaacaaattaaaaaaagatattTACGAATCTTGTGAACAAtgtcaattgatttttttgactGAGATAGAGTTCATGAGGCACGAAATCAAGTTTCACATAGACAAATCAGCACTAATGATAGCTTCAGGAAAATACAAACGAGTGGCCACTATTGTCTACGAATGTTGCGTGCCTGCTTGCCGCAATGGTTACGCAAACCAACAACAGCTAATTGATCATTATAATCTAGTTCATAAACAAACCGCAACGGTTAACGAAAAAGATACGACGTGTCAATACTGTGGATTGAGTTTTCCCAATGAACGTGATTTTCTGGAACACACTGATCGAAAAGTTGACCGTAAGCAATACCAATGTATTATTTATAACTGTAAATTTACTGCGGATAGATTGTCTTGTATAGTACGGCATTGTACCGAGAGAGGGCACAAAAAATCGATTACATGTTTTCGTTGGCAGAAATATGTgcctgattttaaacatttcaaTGTAATCGGTAATATAGACGAAAGTACCGATATACTTCAACGAAAAAGTGAGGTGTGTTGCGGATGTTCCACTTTTTTCGAATTGGAAGAAGATCTTAACAGACACTACAAGGAAAAACATCTGCCAATTGAGG ATGGATGTAAATATCGTTGTTCAGCGTGTAGAAAAGGATTTAGGACGAAGCTCGGTTTATCTCTTCACGCGTTTGTAGCTTCTATTCGAACGCACTATTATTGCCGACCTTGCCGAACCTTTTTGTGGAGAAAAACGGACCTAATTAATCACAAGTCTCATACCCACACCGACGAGCAGCGAGTGGAAGTTGAAGAGCACTACGACACTACGTTCGAGGATTGCTTCACATGCTGCGGTTGTGAAAAACAATTTCAACAGCAAGAGGAGCTGGCGCAACACCGCATATCGGAACATTCACGACGTGGGAAACGAAAAACACCCCAAAGCGTACGCTGCGATCTGTGCAACAAGTTTTTAACGAACGCAGAAATCTTGGTGCAACATAAAACAATGTACGAAAGTCGTAAAATATACCTCTGCAAG ACACAATCGTGTGCGTTCCGCACTAGAAAACTGCCAGCAATTGTGCGCCATGTGTCCAGCATGAATCACTACACTGCCGACGGAAAAAAGATATTCGTTATTAGTGACAATCAAGTGGAGTATTTTTGTTGCATGAAGCACTGCGATTTTGTTAGTAATTCTTACGATAGCGTAATCGAGCATGGCAGCAAAAGTCACGCTGAAAGGCGGGAATACAACGCTAATTTCTATAGGAAAGAAAATGTCAGTTGTCCAGTGTGCATGAAAGGATTCCGCAGATCGACATCATTGGTCAATCATCAGTCTTACAAACGGAGACAAAACCCTAATAAGAAGGTAGACATtgcaccccgaagcaagaccgTTTGTACTATTTGTGGGAAATATTTGTCTGCTACTGGCATGTTAAATCACATGCTGATGCACGAGAACAAACGAGCCTGGAAATGCTCATTGTGTCCATTGAGATTCAATACTGAGACCATGCTTCGAAACCACTATAGAGTTCACAGCGGAGATAAACTGTTCAAATGTCGTCATGGCTGTGATAATCGGTACAAAGGTCCTGGCGATCGTACCCGACATGAAAAGCTTGTTCATTTGGGAATCAAACCATTCAGTTGTTTGACATGTTCCGACTCATTCGTTCGCAAACGGGACCTTCAACTGCACGAAAGGAAGCACACCGGGCGGAAGCTTTATCCTTGCGATTTTTGCGGTGATGGTTTTGATAAGTTAAGTGAGTTCAAACTTCACAAAGACAAGTGTTCACAGCATGTCAGTTAA